From one Lycium barbarum isolate Lr01 chromosome 6, ASM1917538v2, whole genome shotgun sequence genomic stretch:
- the LOC132600656 gene encoding outer envelope protein 39, chloroplastic — protein MGAQKSIHAGKAKIDVNVDFTHKLSAALMLQPFRNSGSPLELVVGSLCIKHPNLFGKSEKLDVLWDKGLYDSNILITYRKPRPEWLAQQSFVIQHSVSPEIGVHGVPDDNFSRSGSGGVNLCRFSAGLDLSEPASSNWSSKTSIKFEHICPVSDEGRSINSDIHGFPVTCSGGYNDSMVVVKQESRYAKANDRSFSQFSLQIEQGVPILSKWLIFNRFKFAASRGLKLGPAFLLTSLMGGSIVGDIAPYQAFAIGGLGSVRGYGEGAVGCGRSCLVANNELTFPLSKMLDGAVFLDCGSDLGSGRHVPGNPALRHGKPGNGLGLGYGLRFKSQLGHFQVDCAVNAFQQRTVYFGFSNLPS, from the exons ATGGGTGCTCAGAAAAGCATTCATGCTGGCAAAG CAAAAATAGATGTCAATGTGGATTTCACCCATAAACTAAGCGCTGCGTTGATGCTCCAGCCTTTCAG GAATTCTGGCAGCCCCCTTGAATTGGTAGTTGGCAG TCTTTGCATAAAGCACCCAAATTTATTTGGCAAGAGCGAGAAGCTAGATGTTTTGTGGGATAAAGGACTCTATGATTCCAATATCTTGATTACTTACCGGAAGCCAAGACCAGAATGGCTTGCTCAACAGTCTTTTGTCATTCAG CATTCTGTTTCTCCCGAGATTGGGGTCCATGGAGTACCAGATGACAACTTCTCTCGCTCAGGAAGTGGCGGAGTTAACTTATGTCGCTTCTCTGCTGGGTTAGATTTGAGCGAGCCAGCAAGTTCCAACTGGAGCAGCAAGACAAGTATAAAATTTGAA CATATTTGTCCTGTAAGTGATGAGGGTCGCTCAATAAACAGCGATATTCATGGGTTCCCGGTGACTTGCAG TGGTGGCTATAATGATAGCATGGTAGTAGTTAAACAGGAGTCTCGATATGCAAAAGCAAACGATCGTAGTTTTTCTCAA TTTAGCCTGCAAATTGAACAAGGGGTTCCTATTCTTTCCAAGTGGCTGATCTTCAACCGATTCAAGTTTGCTGCATCAAGGGGACTAAAACTCGGGCCAGCTTTTCTCTTGACGAG CCTCATGGGTGGTTCTATCGTGGGGGATATAGCTCCCTATCAAGCTTTTGCAATTGGCGGGCTTGGCAGTGTCCGAGGGTATGGTGAAGGAGCTGTCGGTTGTGGTAGATCTTGTCTGGTTGCTAACAATGAACTGACATTTCCTTTG AGCAAGATGCTTGATGGTGCCGTCTTCTTGGATTGTGGATCTGATTTGGGCTCAGGTCGTCATGTGCCTG GAAATCCTGCTCTTAGGCATGGCAAACCAGGAAACGGACTTGGGCTCGGATATGGCCTTAGATTCAAGTCACAGTTGGGACACTTCCAGGTGGACTGTGCAGTCAATGCATTTCAACAACGAACAGTGTACTTCGGCTTCAGTAACCTCCCCTCTTGA
- the LOC132643745 gene encoding probable inactive receptor kinase At2g26730, which yields MSQILTLALLFISFFLIFDTAKSDETVTRDALLKFLAEVSNNNSSILGTNSGWNITSDPCKDNWLGVTCNAKSLSVEKIILDGYDFSSGTFDATKICNVEPIADTLFFLSLENDLLQGKNLDSIDKCKHLTHLVLGGNRFSGSIPQSFSRLNNLKRLDISNNDLSGALPDLSRISGLIELEARNNKLSGEIPEFDFSNFVTFNVSFNNFSGLIPPEGDRFPVSSYMDNPLLCGVPLARKCSSLPEESESDEIPVLPEKSEPDDHDKPKSSLPRDEILMFSGYFLIGLALVLAILLCIYKKRKQIQKKKESRIKAMKKVAIVDHDSERLTITSMESNKGTSNSDMSSAVISSDESNTAVSQSLVVLTSPEANNGLRFENLLKAPAELLGRGKHGSVYKVMCENPEMTLAVKRIKDWSITGSEFKKRMQKLDQIRHPNVLPVVAFYSSRQEKLLVYEYQNNGSLLLLLQGIQKGQTFHWSSRLSIAAGVAGALAFMHQELQHDRIAHGNLKSSNILLSNNMEPLISEYGLMSIAETSTSAAASSSNYVFPITDENVGAIFKADIYAFGVILLELLTGKVQNNGIELASWVVNVLREEWTVEVFDRTLIQEGASEERMVNLLQVAVKCVNHSPEARPSINQVALMVSTIRDEDERSIDVSSSTSTII from the exons ATGAGCCAGATTCTCACTTTAGCTTTGCtcttcatttcattctttctcaTCTTTGACACAGCTAAAAGTGATGAGACAGTGACTAGAGATGCATTGCTCAAGTTTCTTGCAGAGGTTTCTAACAATAATAGTTCAATTCTTGGAACTAATTCAGGCTGGAACATAACATCTGATCCTTGCAAGGACAATTGGCTTGGCGTTACATGTAACGCGAAGTCTCTCTCAGTGGAGAAAATCATTCTTGATGGTTATGATTTTTCCTCTGGAACGTTCGATGCCACCAAGATTTGTAACGTGGAGCCTATCGCGGACACCCTTTTCTTCCTGAGTCTCGAAAATGACCTACTTCAGGGGAAAAACTTGGACAGTATAGATAAATGCAAGCATCTAACACACCTTGTTCTTGGTGGAAACCGGTTCTCGGGTAGCATTCCACAATCATTTTCAAGATTGAATAATTTGAAAAGGCTTGACATATCCAACAATGACTTATCGGGGGCTCTGCCTGATTTATCCAGGATTTCGGGCTTGATAGAACTCGAGGCTCGGAACAACAAGCTATCAGGGGAGATACCTGAATTTGATTTCTCGAACTTTGTTACATTTAATGTCTCTTTCAATAATTTCAGTGGATTGATTCCGCCTGAGGGTGACCGTTTCCCCGTTAGTAGCTATATGGACAATCCTCTTTTGTGTGGGGTCCCGTTGGCAAGAAAATGCTCATCGTTGCCCGAAGAGTCAGAATCAGATGAAATTCCCGTCTTGCCCGAAAAGTCAGAACCAGATGATCATGACAAGCCAAAAAGCAGCTTGCCGAGAGATGAAATTCTGATGTTTTCAGGTTATTTCCTGATAGGCCTGGCTCTGGTTCTTGCTATCCTACTATGCATCTACAAAAAACGGAAGCAGATACAGAAGAAGAAAGAATCAAGAATCAAGGCGATGAAAAAAGTGGCTATAGTTGATCATGATAGTGAAAGGCTTACTATTACATCAATGGAATCAAACAAAGGCACGAGCAATTCAGATATGTCATCAGCTGTAATTTCTTCCGATGAGAGCAACACTGCGGTTTCACAGTCACTCGTGGTTCTTACAAGTCCTGAGGCGAATAACGGATTGAGATTTGAGAATTTGCTCAAGGCTCCAGCAGAGTTGCTTGGAAGAGGGAAGCATGGTAGTGTTTACAAAGTGATGTGTGAAAATCCCGAAATGACACTGGCTGTCAAGAGGATAAAAGATTGGTCAATAACTGGTAGTGAATTCAAGAAAAGAATGCAGAAACTAGACCAAATTAGGCATCCAAATGTGTTGCCTGTTGTTGCATTTTATTCTTCTAGACAAGAGAAGCTTTTGGTCTATGAGTACCAAAATAATGGTAGTCTACTTCTACTTCTACAAG GAATCCAGAAAGGACAAACATTTCATTGGAGCAGCAGACTTTCTATAGCAGCAGGCGTAGCCGGCGCTTTAGCTTTCATGCATCAGGAGCTTCAACATGACAGAATTGCTCATGGAAACTTGAAATCATCAAACATTTTGTTGAGCAACAACATGGAGCCATTGATCAGTGAATATGGTCTTATGAGCATTGCTGAAACTAGTACTAGTGCTGCTGCAAGCAGTTCCAATTATGTCTTCCCTATAACTGATGAAAATGTAGGAGCAATCTTTAAAGCAGATATTTATGCATTTGGTGTCATTCTGTTGGAGTTGTTAACAGGAAAAGTGCAAAACAATGGAATAGAACTTGCTAGTTGGGTTGTTAATGTGCTAAGAGAAGAATGGACAGTTGAAGTGTTTGATAGAACTTTGATCCAAGAAGGTGCTAGTGAAGAGAGGATGGTTAATTTGTTACAAGTGGCTGTTAAATGTGTGAACCATTCTCCCGAGGCTAGGCCTAGTATAAACCAAGTTGCTCTCATGGTTAGCACTATACGAGACGAGGATGAAAGGTCCATCGATGTTTCTTCAAGTACTAGTACTATCATCTGA